From Planctomycetota bacterium:
GTCCCCACGGGGTTCCCTGGCCAGAACAGGGGCCGGCATGCCATGCACCCGCCCGATTATAGGCGACCGGGCCGTCGGGCGCAAGCGGCGGCGCCGCCGCCGAAATCCTCTGGCGCCGCTTCGCGCTCATGCTATAATAGGCTGGCTGCTGTAGCGCGATCTCATTGTCAGGAGGCATTCCCACGATGGCCGAAGCCGAGATGTATCCCGAGTGGACCGCGGAGGAGTGGACGCGTGCGTGGACGATCCACGTGGGCAAGGCCTACCGCTGCCAGAAATGCTCGACCATCATCATGGTCACCAAGGGCGGCATCGGCACCCTCGAGCCCATCTGCTGCGGGCAGCCGATGGTCCGCGTGGAACAGCCCGACACTCTCGCCGACAAGTAGGAAGCCCCGATGGCCCCCACCCCTCGCAACGTGCCCGGCCAGGTCTACCGCTGCCCCGTGTGCGGCGCCGAGATCAGCGTGATCTACCGCGGCGTGGGCCCGCTCACCCCGCGCTGCTGCAACGTGCCCATGCAGCCGCTGGCCATCGGCCACACCATCTACGTGTGCCCGGTGTGCGGCTCGCAGCTCATGGTGATCCGCGAGGGCGCCGGCCCGCTCACCCCGCGCTGCTGCAACACGCCCATGCGCCGCCTCCAACGAGCCGCCTAGACAACTCGCCACGATTCCGGATCGAACGGCGCGCGAGGCGGCAGGGAGGTGTGGGCGGGGCGCCTCTGCCCCGCGAAGAATGGGGACGCGGGACAGGGAGGTCCCGCCTACGACCGATGGCTCGATCCTGAATCGTGGCGCGCTACAGAGGGAGAACGCCGACATGCCCGAAGCTCTGGACGCCGACGTCGTCATCATCGGCGGCGGCTGCGCCGGCCTCACCGCCGCCATCTACGCCGCCCGCTCCGCCCTCAAGACCATCCTGCTCGACAAGCTCGACCCCGGCGGCCAGCTCGCCACCACCCACGAGGTCGAGAACTACCCCGGATTCATTGACCCCATCCAGGGGCCGGACCTGATGGACCGCTTCCTCAAGCAGGCCCAGCGGTTCGGCACCGATGTGCGTTCGGCGCAGGTGAACGGCATCTCGGCCAGCGACCCGGTGGTGCGCGTCGTGCACACCGACGGCGGCGACCTGCGCTGCAAGGCCGTGCTCGTGTGCACGGGGGCCGACCCCAAGCGGCTGGGCGTGCCGGGCGAGGACCGCTTGCGCGGCCGAGGCGTGTCGTACTGCGCCACGTGCGACGCACCGTTCTTCAGGAACAAGGACGTCGTGGTCGTGGGCGGAGGCAACACGGCCGTGGACGAGGGGAACTACGTCACCCGGTTCGCCCGGCAGGTCACCCTGGTGCACCGCCGCGACCGGCTCCGCGCCGACCCGATCATCCAGGAGCGCGCGCGCAAGAACCCCAAGATGAAGTTCATCTGGGACACCGTGGTCACCGAGATCCTCGGCGGCGACGTGGTCGAGAAGGTCAGGCTCAGGAACCTGAAGACCAACGAAGAAGGCGAACTGGCCGCCCAGGGCTGCTTCATCCTCATCGGCACCACGCCCAACACCGGCTTCCTCCGAGGCGTGTGCGAGCTGGACGGGCAGGGCTTCGTGAAGGTGAACGCGCGCAAGGAGACGAACGTGCCCGGCATCTTCGCCGCCGGCGACTGCGAGGACGCCGTGTGGCGCCAGGCGGTCACCGCGGCCGGCTTCGGCTGCTCGGCCGCCATCGCCGCCAAACAGTACATCGAGAGTCTGGAGTAGCGATGAGCGACATCGAGATTCACTTCACCCGCAAGCCGGGCACCGAGGACGTGCCGCTGCCCAAGTACATGAGCGAGCACGCGAGCGGAATGGACGTGTGTGCGGCCGTGGACGCGCCGGTGGCCATCGCCCCGGGCGAGGTGAAGCTGATCCCCACCGGCCTCACTATGGCGATTCCGCCGGGCTACGAGGTCCAGGTGCGCCCGCGCTCGGGCCTCGCACTCAAGCACGGCCTCACCGTGGTCAACGCGCCCGGCACCATTGACAGCGATTACCGCGGCGAGGTCTGCGTGATCCTGGGCAATGTGGGCCGCCAGCCGTTCACCGTCGAGCGGGGCATGCGCATCGCCCAGCTCGTCGCCCAGCGGGTTGTGCGCGCCGCGCTCGTGCCGCAGGAGACGCTCCCCGACACGGCCCGCGCGGCCGGCGGCTTCGGGCACACGGGGGTCAAGTAGCCGCCGGCTCAGCTCGCCGCGATCGGCTCTCCTCCGGGCGCTCCCGGCTTCCGCGGCGGGTCCTTGCGCACAAAGCACACCACCAGCAGACCGGCCAGGCCGATCCCTATCGCCATCAACACGAAGGGCGCGCGAAGGCCGTAGATCGCGGCCACCTCGCCGCCGGACAGGGAGCCGAGCATCCAGCCGAGCGAATTGGCCGAGGTCGTGAGCCCGTAGGCCCGCCCCATGTTGTGGTCTTCCGTGATATGCCGGATGATGGCGTTGGCGGCGGGCAGAATGCCCGCGGCGCCCAGCCCGAAGAGCAGCCGCAGCGCCCCGAGCTGCCACACGCCGCCCACGAAGACGTAGCCCAGCGACACAAGGCTCCCGAACACGCACGAGGCCACCAGCAGGCGCTTGTGCCCCCACCGGTCGCTCAGGTTCCCCAGCAGGAATGCGCCCACGGCCGCCGAGAACCCGCCCACGGCGTTCAGTGCGCCGACGACCGTGTTCGTGAGCCTCCCCTGGCCGTACATCTGCTCGACGAACAGCGCGAACGTGGGAGCCGAAATGGAGTTGGCATACCGAAGGCTCAACAACACCAGCACCGCCGCGATGAACCCCTGGGCCGCGAGCACCGCCCGAAAGCCGTCGCGCTCGGGCCGCGACGACCCCGAGGCCGCCGCGAACCGCTCCCGCACGCCGAACTGCACCAGCAGCCCGCCCGCCAGCAACAGCAGCGACGAGAGCGCGAACATCACGCGATAGCCCAGGGCATCGGCCAGCGGCCCCCCGATCAGCGGCCCGGCCGAGAAGCCCACGAACACGGCCGATTGCATCACGCCCAGGGCATACCCGGCCCGCTCGCGCGGGGCCTCGCTCGCCACCAGCGCCACCAGCGCCGCGATCGTCCCCGTCAGCGCCCCCTGGAGCAGCCGGAAGGCCAGAAGCTGGTAGACGTTCTGCGCGATCGCCATCAACAGGAGGACCAGCACGCCGCCGTACATGGAGCGCAGGACCATGGGCCGCCGCCCCACGCGGTCCGCCACCATGCCCCACAGCGGCCCGAAGAGGGCCATCGTGAACCCGGCCGCGCCGTTCACGACCCCCGACCAGCACGCCACCGCCGCCTCCTGGGTGATGCCGAGCTGCCGGATGTAGAACGGCATGAACGGCATGGCCAGCGAGAAGCCCAGGATCGAGCAGACCTGGGCCGCGAAGGCGGCGTGGAAAGTCCTCTTCCACGAACTCATCGGCGAGTCCGATTGCGGATTGCGGAATGGGGATGGCGGCTCTCAGCCAATCGGCAATCGGAAATCGGCAAGCCCGGCTCCTCAGGCCTTCCCGGGGATCGGCACCACGTCGTCCTTCGGGGCCACCACCTTGCCCGCCTCGAAGTCCTCCGACGTCGTCGCGTACGCCCTGTCGTAGAGGTCCGACTTGGCCTCGGGGTCCATGTACTCTTTCCACTCGATGCGCCGGCCGGTGTAGGCGGCGTCGCGGCCCATGATGGCCGAGAGCGTGCTCTCCGTCACGTCCTTCACGTCGTTCACAGGCTTGCCGTCGAGCAGGCTCTTGAGCAGCGCGCAGTGCTCCTGGATGTACATGCTGCCCTGCATCGGCACGTCGGGGGCCTTCACCTTCGTGCCGTCCCAGAGCGTCACGCCGGCGCCGATGCGCGCCCAGCCCTTCTCGCCCACGAGGTGCACGCCGTTGCCCCAGCTCCAGCAGCCGTTGATCTGGCGGCAGATGTTATGGACGTGGATCTGGTTCGGATACTCGTAGTCCACGCTGAAGCTGTCGTACTGGTCGCCGGTCACGCGGCGGTGGCGCCCGCCGATAGCCACGACCGCGATGGGGGTGGCCCCCACGCACCAGTTCTGCATGTCGATCGTGTGCACGTCCTGCTCCACGATGTGATCGCCCGACATTCCCGCGAAGTTGGCCCAGTTGCGCACCATGTACTCGGCGTCCGTCATGCCCTCCGCGCGCGGGCGCGACCAGAGGCGCGCCGTGCAGTAGTAGGTGGTGCCGCCCATCACGCGGCCGATCGCGCCCTCGGCGATGAGCTGGTGCAGGGCGCCGTAGCCTTTGTCATGGCGCAGACACGTGCCGGCCAGCACGCCGAGGCCCTTCTTGGCCGCCTCCTGGCCA
This genomic window contains:
- the trxB gene encoding thioredoxin-disulfide reductase, which produces MGTRDREVPPTTDGSILNRGALQRENADMPEALDADVVIIGGGCAGLTAAIYAARSALKTILLDKLDPGGQLATTHEVENYPGFIDPIQGPDLMDRFLKQAQRFGTDVRSAQVNGISASDPVVRVVHTDGGDLRCKAVLVCTGADPKRLGVPGEDRLRGRGVSYCATCDAPFFRNKDVVVVGGGNTAVDEGNYVTRFARQVTLVHRRDRLRADPIIQERARKNPKMKFIWDTVVTEILGGDVVEKVRLRNLKTNEEGELAAQGCFILIGTTPNTGFLRGVCELDGQGFVKVNARKETNVPGIFAAGDCEDAVWRQAVTAAGFGCSAAIAAKQYIESLE
- the dut gene encoding dUTP diphosphatase — its product is MSDIEIHFTRKPGTEDVPLPKYMSEHASGMDVCAAVDAPVAIAPGEVKLIPTGLTMAIPPGYEVQVRPRSGLALKHGLTVVNAPGTIDSDYRGEVCVILGNVGRQPFTVERGMRIAQLVAQRVVRAALVPQETLPDTARAAGGFGHTGVK
- a CDS encoding MFS transporter, whose translation is MSSWKRTFHAAFAAQVCSILGFSLAMPFMPFYIRQLGITQEAAVACWSGVVNGAAGFTMALFGPLWGMVADRVGRRPMVLRSMYGGVLVLLLMAIAQNVYQLLAFRLLQGALTGTIAALVALVASEAPRERAGYALGVMQSAVFVGFSAGPLIGGPLADALGYRVMFALSSLLLLAGGLLVQFGVRERFAAASGSSRPERDGFRAVLAAQGFIAAVLVLLSLRYANSISAPTFALFVEQMYGQGRLTNTVVGALNAVGGFSAAVGAFLLGNLSDRWGHKRLLVASCVFGSLVSLGYVFVGGVWQLGALRLLFGLGAAGILPAANAIIRHITEDHNMGRAYGLTTSANSLGWMLGSLSGGEVAAIYGLRAPFVLMAIGIGLAGLLVVCFVRKDPPRKPGAPGGEPIAAS
- a CDS encoding Gfo/Idh/MocA family oxidoreductase, with translation MSRWATMSRRGFMKSAGALGAAVGGLTILGASARGQAAKAFKVGLIGCGGRGRGAIGDISNAGKALNVDIQVVALADAMPDRVAAAREGVKARGQELPDSRCFSGFDAYKKLLDTDVEIVLMCTSPNFRPAHFEAAVKAGKHVFVEKPVAVDAPGCRRMLAAGQEAAKKGLGVLAGTCLRHDKGYGALHQLIAEGAIGRVMGGTTYYCTARLWSRPRAEGMTDAEYMVRNWANFAGMSGDHIVEQDVHTIDMQNWCVGATPIAVVAIGGRHRRVTGDQYDSFSVDYEYPNQIHVHNICRQINGCWSWGNGVHLVGEKGWARIGAGVTLWDGTKVKAPDVPMQGSMYIQEHCALLKSLLDGKPVNDVKDVTESTLSAIMGRDAAYTGRRIEWKEYMDPEAKSDLYDRAYATTSEDFEAGKVVAPKDDVVPIPGKA